In Aquimarina sp. TRL1, a single window of DNA contains:
- a CDS encoding toxin-antitoxin system YwqK family antitoxin has product MKHIITIIIVLVQTAGSAILAQQSQASIKFDKKMDQIAVDTPNTRYYNNGTVKEIRQTVNGKLEGNWKLYHDNGQLKKEGAFINNKEEGNWYVYNKAGILIRIESYKNGLEDGRWKAFYDNGKVKIEGDFIAGKREGTWKTYQENGTVAAIISFENDKRVNTITNITTTATVSL; this is encoded by the coding sequence ATGAAACATATTATCACCATTATCATCGTCTTAGTTCAAACGGCAGGAAGTGCTATACTAGCACAACAATCACAAGCTTCTATAAAATTCGATAAAAAGATGGATCAAATAGCTGTTGATACTCCTAATACCAGATACTATAACAATGGAACCGTTAAAGAAATAAGACAAACGGTTAATGGGAAGTTAGAAGGGAACTGGAAATTATATCACGATAACGGACAATTAAAAAAAGAAGGGGCTTTTATAAATAATAAAGAAGAAGGAAACTGGTATGTATACAATAAAGCGGGAATACTGATACGCATAGAGTCTTATAAAAACGGGCTGGAAGATGGGAGATGGAAAGCTTTTTATGATAATGGAAAAGTAAAGATAGAAGGAGATTTTATCGCGGGAAAACGTGAGGGAACATGGAAAACATACCAGGAAAACGGAACCGTAGCAGCAATCATTTCTTTTGAAAATGATAAAAGAGTCAACACCATTACTAATATAACCACTACTGCTACGGTTTCTTTATAA
- a CDS encoding DUF1330 domain-containing protein, with protein MKNYLHATPETGKQFYLDFHKKGEIVMLNLLKFKVTADYSALPALRPAETITGAAAYALYMKHTAPLLEQAGSRILFSGTGKEYLIGPEGEQWDAVLLVAHVSVEVFMKFAQSEDYLQYAGHRTAALEDSRLLPLSPSRI; from the coding sequence ATGAAAAACTACCTTCACGCTACGCCTGAAACAGGCAAACAATTTTATCTCGATTTTCATAAAAAAGGAGAAATTGTAATGCTCAACCTATTAAAATTTAAGGTTACTGCCGATTATAGCGCTCTCCCGGCACTTCGCCCTGCAGAAACGATTACGGGAGCTGCTGCTTATGCACTATATATGAAACATACTGCCCCTCTACTCGAACAAGCAGGAAGCAGAATTCTTTTTTCCGGAACCGGAAAAGAATACCTGATCGGGCCAGAAGGAGAACAATGGGACGCGGTATTATTAGTCGCACATGTCTCTGTAGAAGTTTTTATGAAATTTGCACAAAGTGAAGATTACCTTCAATATGCCGGTCACAGAACTGCTGCTTTGGAAGATTCCAGGCTATTGCCCTTATCCCCTTCCAGGATCTAA
- a CDS encoding SMI1/KNR4 family protein translates to MNSIVKTYIKGLKNAYFDNKGQKDWEHFEKVISGATQENVAMLRQMYPEISNALIGLLEYVDGTYWRTYGETEITFFMLGSDVYEYPYYLLSSNEIIENKNQAQEYYADYIEERYEGIVIDEKITNEADKMNWLHFSNCMNNGGTSQLFIDFSPSEKGKKGQVIRFLHDPDEFKVIADSFEEYLKKLMDNTYNFIHEDSMEY, encoded by the coding sequence ATGAATTCCATCGTTAAAACTTATATAAAAGGACTTAAAAACGCATATTTTGACAACAAAGGACAAAAAGATTGGGAACATTTTGAAAAAGTGATATCCGGAGCAACACAAGAAAATGTAGCAATGTTAAGGCAAATGTATCCTGAAATTTCTAATGCTTTGATCGGGTTACTTGAGTATGTAGATGGAACTTATTGGAGAACATATGGAGAAACGGAGATTACATTCTTTATGTTGGGATCTGATGTGTACGAATATCCTTATTACCTGTTATCATCCAACGAAATAATAGAAAATAAGAACCAAGCCCAAGAATATTATGCTGATTATATTGAAGAAAGATACGAGGGGATTGTTATCGACGAAAAAATAACTAATGAAGCTGATAAAATGAACTGGCTTCATTTTTCTAATTGTATGAATAATGGAGGGACTTCTCAATTATTCATTGATTTTAGCCCTTCTGAAAAAGGGAAAAAAGGACAGGTTATACGATTTTTACACGATCCGGATGAATTCAAGGTCATAGCAGACAGTTTTGAAGAATATCTAAAAAAATTGATGGATAACACGTATAATTTTATCCATGAAGATAGTATGGAATACTAA
- a CDS encoding SUMF1/EgtB/PvdO family nonheme iron enzyme, protein MKTVQKKIDQKMIDELFVTIPKGTVDMRDDRTNKTWSVTIPSFELSKFPVTQEIYKAVTNKNPSTFMGDSLPVETVSWIEAVHFCNTLSESLGRDKCYTIESVTENITLIPEANGFRLPTEAEWQYACQAGTPKNRYDELDKVAWFKENSNNQPQKVGLKKPNKWGLYDMLGNVWEWCSDIYDETVYGTYRVFRGGGWCDQERSVMATTRRRSHPFSFKIEDLGFRIATNTQ, encoded by the coding sequence ATGAAAACCGTACAGAAAAAAATAGATCAAAAAATGATCGATGAATTGTTTGTGACCATTCCCAAAGGAACTGTAGATATGAGAGATGACCGGACAAACAAAACCTGGTCTGTTACTATCCCTTCTTTTGAACTTAGTAAATTCCCGGTTACACAAGAAATTTACAAGGCTGTTACCAATAAAAACCCTTCTACCTTCATGGGAGATTCATTGCCTGTAGAAACAGTTTCCTGGATAGAAGCTGTTCATTTCTGTAATACGTTATCGGAATCTTTGGGAAGGGACAAATGCTATACGATCGAATCCGTGACAGAAAATATCACTTTGATCCCTGAAGCAAATGGATTTCGACTACCAACAGAAGCTGAATGGCAATACGCTTGTCAAGCAGGAACGCCGAAAAACAGATATGATGAATTAGATAAAGTCGCCTGGTTTAAAGAAAACTCCAACAATCAGCCTCAAAAAGTAGGCCTAAAGAAACCAAACAAATGGGGACTTTATGATATGTTAGGAAATGTCTGGGAATGGTGTTCTGACATATACGACGAGACTGTTTACGGAACCTATCGTGTCTTTCGTGGTGGTGGCTGGTGTGATCAAGAGAGAAGTGTTATGGCTACAACTCGCAGAAGAAGCCATCCTTTCTCTTTTAAAATAGAAGACTTAGGGTTTAGAATAGCAACGAACACTCAATAA
- a CDS encoding helix-turn-helix domain-containing protein has translation MKTTFGEYIRLLRNENALTLTQLAAKLDLDAANLSKIENGKRDFDEKRLPKLAKVFKLTLKELRNEYITDQIGKHIYETNCTKQLLQIAEEKAEYRRKLKQTLQA, from the coding sequence ATGAAAACCACTTTTGGAGAATACATCCGGCTTTTACGAAACGAAAATGCATTGACATTAACTCAGCTTGCTGCCAAACTGGATTTGGATGCTGCAAACCTGAGCAAAATTGAAAACGGAAAACGAGACTTTGACGAAAAACGCTTACCAAAACTTGCAAAAGTATTCAAACTTACTCTTAAAGAACTAAGAAACGAATATATAACTGATCAAATCGGAAAACATATTTACGAAACCAATTGCACCAAACAACTACTTCAAATCGCGGAAGAAAAAGCAGAATACCGCAGAAAATTAAAGCAAACACTACAAGCATAA
- a CDS encoding DNA cytosine methyltransferase — MNIVSFFAGAGGLDLGFEKAGFSVVWANEYDKDIWETYEKNHQNTILDRRSIVDIQSEEVPACDGIIGGPPCQSWSEAGSLRGIDDKRGQLFYDFIRILEAKQPKFFLAENVSGMLLERHRDALKNIKKMFKNAGYKLSFKLLNASDFDVPQDRKRVFFVGIREDLDFEFQFPAPLQEKITLEEAIADLKDSVVPAKEGNKTNKENCIIPNHEYMIGGFSSMFMSRNRVRSWDEQSFTIQAGGRHAPLHPQAPKMKLIEQNVRVFVPGKEALYRRLSVRECARIQTFPNDFIFYYKHVSAGYKMIGNAVPVNLAKHIAISIKSQIEHAEKKQKQKTRKTVVSANTL; from the coding sequence ATGAATATAGTATCATTTTTTGCAGGGGCCGGTGGTCTCGATTTAGGGTTTGAAAAAGCAGGTTTTTCTGTTGTTTGGGCAAATGAATACGATAAAGATATTTGGGAAACCTATGAAAAAAACCATCAAAATACCATTCTGGACAGACGAAGCATTGTAGATATACAATCAGAAGAAGTTCCGGCATGTGATGGTATTATCGGGGGACCTCCATGTCAAAGCTGGAGCGAGGCAGGATCCCTACGTGGAATCGATGATAAACGCGGTCAGCTTTTTTATGACTTTATAAGGATATTAGAAGCAAAACAACCTAAATTTTTTCTGGCTGAAAATGTAAGTGGAATGCTATTGGAAAGACATCGGGATGCCTTAAAAAACATTAAAAAGATGTTTAAAAATGCTGGGTATAAATTATCTTTCAAGCTATTAAATGCCTCGGATTTTGATGTGCCTCAAGACAGAAAACGAGTATTCTTTGTAGGTATTCGAGAAGATCTTGATTTTGAATTTCAGTTCCCCGCTCCCTTACAAGAAAAAATCACACTCGAAGAAGCAATTGCTGATTTAAAAGATTCTGTAGTTCCTGCCAAAGAAGGAAACAAAACCAATAAAGAAAACTGCATCATCCCTAATCACGAATATATGATTGGTGGGTTTTCTTCAATGTTTATGTCCAGAAACAGAGTGCGAAGCTGGGATGAACAATCATTTACGATCCAGGCCGGAGGAAGGCATGCTCCGCTACATCCACAAGCACCAAAAATGAAACTTATCGAACAGAATGTACGGGTTTTTGTTCCGGGAAAAGAAGCACTATACCGTAGATTAAGTGTGCGAGAGTGCGCGAGAATTCAAACTTTCCCTAATGATTTCATTTTTTATTACAAACACGTTTCTGCCGGATATAAAATGATAGGAAATGCCGTGCCTGTAAACCTTGCCAAGCATATTGCCATAAGTATTAAGTCTCAAATCGAGCATGCAGAAAAAAAACAAAAGCAGAAAACCCGGAAAACAGTTGTATCTGCAAATACGCTTTAA
- a CDS encoding HaeIII family restriction endonuclease → MASQTVNGKAFEYALLLGFYEYLHTITAVSITENEPYKTAKAFFEGFSEKEQATFRNTAHAAINFLIALEPRLSNSTGKEDILNLELASDQAGQTGDVRDVLLIRPLQKWEIGISAKNNHRAVKHSRLSNKINFGEKWLGVSCSNTYFQEINPIFDMLTALRAKDKSTKWSSIENMHQVVYMPILDAFRKELLRLDKENPTIVAENLVQYLIGHHDFYKVIKSQKKVEIQAYNLHSTLNLPLGRIKSTAKIPKLKLPTRLIEIVYQENSTTTLLVSLNEGWQITFRIHNASSRVEPSLKFDINLVSAPHTLFTNHIFVNG, encoded by the coding sequence ATGGCTAGTCAAACAGTTAATGGAAAAGCCTTCGAATATGCCCTGCTCTTGGGGTTTTATGAATATCTACATACAATAACAGCTGTATCTATAACTGAAAACGAGCCTTATAAAACTGCTAAAGCTTTTTTTGAAGGCTTTAGTGAGAAAGAGCAAGCTACTTTTAGGAATACAGCCCATGCCGCAATAAACTTTCTTATTGCTTTAGAACCCAGATTATCGAATAGTACCGGCAAAGAAGATATATTGAATTTGGAATTAGCAAGTGATCAAGCCGGACAAACAGGAGATGTTCGAGATGTCTTACTAATACGTCCCCTGCAAAAATGGGAAATCGGAATTTCTGCAAAAAATAACCATAGAGCCGTCAAACATTCAAGATTATCAAATAAAATCAACTTTGGAGAAAAATGGCTGGGTGTTTCTTGTTCCAATACCTATTTCCAAGAAATCAATCCCATATTTGATATGTTAACTGCACTGAGAGCCAAAGACAAATCAACGAAATGGAGTTCGATTGAAAATATGCATCAGGTAGTTTATATGCCCATCTTAGATGCCTTTAGAAAAGAACTGCTTCGTCTGGACAAAGAAAACCCTACTATTGTTGCAGAAAATTTAGTCCAATACCTAATAGGGCATCACGATTTTTACAAAGTCATCAAATCCCAAAAGAAAGTAGAAATCCAGGCTTATAACCTACACAGCACTCTGAATCTTCCATTAGGTCGTATAAAATCAACTGCTAAAATTCCAAAATTAAAATTACCAACAAGACTTATTGAAATCGTCTATCAGGAAAACTCAACAACGACATTATTAGTTTCCCTAAACGAAGGGTGGCAAATAACATTTAGAATTCACAATGCGAGTTCGAGAGTTGAACCCTCTCTAAAATTTGATATAAATTTAGTAAGTGCCCCACATACACTGTTTACTAATCACATATTTGTAAATGGATAA
- a CDS encoding carboxypeptidase-like regulatory domain-containing protein, producing MKNNYLFKHSGLLIFYMIFCMGHAQEHFELTGKIQGKDSDITGVLVFNLNTNKHTITDKDGVFTIDVNVSDTIRLTAVQYDTKQIVITDNIIRQKTILIELHERTISLDEVVITPFSLFNSEKDTILFISPSSLGLPNNKIKAKTKNERLLFEADHGKFIEFGASPFGVGVAVNLNKILNRLSGRTKKLKHRLTLDKNTSIEKEIIAVFPKKTIAEAFGIPYINIDDFISFCIHQTDFHLLYNTKSVLDVFEYMKNKSREYKKANGIH from the coding sequence TTGAAAAACAATTACTTATTTAAACATTCAGGGCTATTGATATTCTATATGATCTTCTGCATGGGGCATGCTCAGGAGCATTTTGAACTTACCGGGAAAATACAAGGTAAGGATAGTGATATCACAGGAGTTTTGGTTTTTAATCTAAATACTAACAAACATACCATTACTGATAAGGATGGAGTATTCACTATCGATGTTAATGTTTCGGATACAATTCGGTTAACAGCCGTTCAATACGACACAAAACAAATCGTAATAACAGATAATATCATACGACAAAAAACAATACTCATCGAATTACATGAAAGAACGATTAGCCTGGATGAGGTAGTCATTACACCATTTAGTCTTTTTAATTCGGAAAAGGATACTATTCTCTTTATATCCCCATCTTCTCTTGGTCTCCCTAACAATAAAATAAAAGCCAAAACAAAAAATGAACGATTATTATTTGAGGCTGATCATGGAAAGTTTATTGAGTTTGGAGCAAGTCCTTTTGGAGTTGGTGTCGCAGTAAACCTCAACAAAATTTTAAACCGTCTTTCCGGAAGGACTAAAAAGCTTAAACATCGATTAACTCTTGATAAGAATACCAGTATAGAGAAAGAGATCATTGCTGTTTTTCCTAAAAAAACAATAGCAGAAGCCTTTGGTATCCCGTATATCAATATTGATGATTTTATTAGTTTTTGTATTCATCAAACGGATTTTCATTTGCTATACAATACAAAAAGTGTCCTTGATGTTTTTGAATATATGAAAAACAAAAGTCGTGAATACAAAAAAGCAAATGGTATACATTAA
- a CDS encoding copper chaperone PCu(A)C, whose amino-acid sequence MATTSDQIQFIGPYAGQKNPGANSSAAFALVTNGGDEAINIIGWSSPTVPMVMPMYFGLDQNEVWSMIDVPSRIVNVSPGVPTLFAPGYLHIMLMNLQSELPESFDLVFTIKTESGTTFDKTVTFETVEWNHLIRQSVPSKPVL is encoded by the coding sequence ATGGCGACAACAAGTGATCAAATTCAGTTTATAGGACCGTATGCAGGTCAGAAAAATCCAGGGGCTAATTCCAGTGCCGCATTTGCATTAGTAACCAACGGAGGAGATGAAGCAATTAATATCATCGGGTGGAGTTCACCTACCGTACCGATGGTTATGCCTATGTATTTTGGGCTAGACCAGAATGAAGTATGGTCGATGATAGATGTACCTTCCAGAATTGTAAACGTATCTCCAGGGGTTCCTACTTTATTTGCTCCAGGCTATTTACATATTATGCTAATGAACTTACAATCCGAACTTCCTGAAAGTTTTGATTTGGTATTTACAATCAAAACCGAGTCCGGAACAACCTTTGATAAAACAGTAACATTCGAAACCGTTGAATGGAACCACTTAATTCGGCAGAGTGTCCCTTCAAAACCGGTTTTGTAA
- a CDS encoding Gfo/Idh/MocA family protein — translation MSTRRSFIKKSTLAGAGIAIAPAVTFGKTGKNKKGKLKVGVIGVGLRGTNNLDNLLLRDDVLITAVCDIDPKRIDIALERIAKTGQEKPKVFGNDDYDYRNLLSLEEVEAVVISTPWLWHTKMAKDSMLAGKYTGLEVSAANTLEECWDLVNTHEETGSFLMILENVSYRRDVLAVLNMVRQQVFGELVHYRCGYQHDLRAVKFNDGKQPYGGGVEFGEKGTSEARWRTQHSLLRNADVYPTHGLGPVAIMADINRGNRFVSLTSHASKAVGLNNYIVNHPNGGKEHPNASIKWKQGDIITSTIETARGETIIVTHDCNLPRPYSLGFRVQGVHGVSEFDYHTKRIHIEGETGGHGWEDMEQWLVQYDHPLWKKYGTHATASGHGGIDFFVIHAFVEAAKEKVAPPMDVYDAAAWSAVTPLSEASIANNGEPQDFPDFTRGNWIKRKPYDWIKDTY, via the coding sequence ATGAGTACAAGAAGAAGTTTTATAAAAAAGTCAACATTAGCAGGAGCAGGAATTGCAATAGCGCCAGCTGTTACTTTTGGAAAAACTGGAAAGAATAAGAAAGGGAAGTTAAAAGTTGGTGTAATTGGCGTAGGATTACGAGGAACCAATAATTTGGATAATCTATTATTACGAGATGATGTACTGATTACGGCGGTATGTGATATAGATCCCAAAAGAATTGATATAGCGTTAGAAAGAATAGCCAAAACAGGGCAGGAGAAACCAAAGGTATTTGGTAATGATGACTATGATTATCGAAATCTGTTGAGTTTAGAAGAGGTAGAAGCAGTCGTCATTTCTACTCCCTGGTTATGGCATACCAAAATGGCTAAAGATAGCATGTTAGCCGGTAAATATACAGGATTGGAAGTTTCAGCTGCCAATACATTGGAAGAATGTTGGGATTTGGTTAATACTCATGAAGAAACGGGTTCTTTTTTAATGATTTTAGAGAATGTGAGCTATAGGAGAGATGTATTGGCAGTTTTGAATATGGTGCGACAACAGGTATTTGGAGAATTGGTACACTATCGATGCGGGTATCAGCATGATCTGAGAGCTGTGAAGTTCAATGATGGGAAACAACCCTATGGAGGAGGTGTGGAATTCGGAGAAAAAGGAACTTCAGAAGCTCGTTGGCGTACACAACATTCCTTATTACGCAATGCGGATGTATACCCTACTCACGGGCTTGGACCTGTAGCGATTATGGCGGATATTAATAGAGGAAACAGATTTGTCTCGTTGACCTCTCATGCGTCAAAAGCAGTTGGGCTAAATAATTATATAGTTAATCACCCTAACGGAGGAAAAGAACACCCAAATGCGAGCATCAAGTGGAAACAAGGAGATATAATTACATCTACTATCGAAACTGCCAGAGGAGAAACAATCATTGTTACACATGATTGTAACCTGCCCAGACCTTATTCATTAGGGTTTAGAGTACAGGGAGTTCATGGAGTTTCAGAGTTTGATTATCATACCAAACGAATTCATATCGAAGGAGAAACAGGAGGTCATGGATGGGAAGATATGGAGCAATGGTTAGTGCAGTATGACCACCCTTTGTGGAAAAAATATGGGACTCATGCAACTGCTTCTGGACATGGAGGCATTGATTTCTTTGTGATTCATGCTTTTGTCGAAGCAGCAAAAGAAAAAGTAGCCCCTCCGATGGATGTGTATGATGCAGCAGCATGGAGTGCTGTAACACCGCTATCAGAAGCATCTATAGCAAATAATGGAGAACCTCAGGATTTTCCGGATTTTACCCGAGGAAACTGGATAAAAAGAAAACCGTACGACTGGATAAAAGATACATATTAA